A stretch of the Xiphias gladius isolate SHS-SW01 ecotype Sanya breed wild chromosome 21, ASM1685928v1, whole genome shotgun sequence genome encodes the following:
- the npffl gene encoding pro-FMRFamide-related neuropeptide FF like has product MDTAAVVTLLALLMAMAGISHALRIQGGLNKNDVLPGSSEENMANRLLGLESENTDNSVDDRLLTSVLRALLLGSQRETRNSVLHQPQRFGRGSRGQVVSEDQMHSRNWEAAPGQIWSMAVPQRFGKK; this is encoded by the exons ATGGACACAGCTGCAGTGGTGACTCTTCTGGCTCTGCTTATGGCGATGGCTGGCATCAGTCACGCTCTTCGCATCCAAGGTGGTTTGAACAAAAACGACGTCCTGCCAGGCAGCTCAGAGGAGAACATGGCCAACCGGCTGCTGGGGCTG GAGAGTGAAAACACAGATAACAGCGTTGATGATCGTCTGCTGACCTCAGTGCTGAGAGCTCTGCTGCTTGGATCTCAGAGAGAAACCAGGAACTCTGTCCTCCATCAGCCACAGAG GTTTGGCCGCGGATCCAGAGGACAGGTAGTGTCGGAGGATCAAATGCATTCCCGTAATTGGGAGGCAGCCCCCGGTCAGATCTGGAGTATGGCCGTGCCCCAGAGATTTGGCAAGAAATAA